In Rhizobium sp. N324, a single genomic region encodes these proteins:
- the recX gene encoding recombination regulator RecX, whose product MTDEIVPSDIPTPRMLSWARNSAIYRLERRMMTEKQLFDAITRKAREKFEDISAGQIKAVADFAVKFAYDNKVLDDSAFAEISTRSAVRGGKSKRAIAQKLTAKGVSGDKVEVALEAADDLYAAAIFARKRAFGPFRRVELDDKRKAKELSAFARNGFSFEIGKKVFDMSFEEAEEVILSGRL is encoded by the coding sequence ATGACCGACGAGATCGTTCCATCCGATATCCCGACACCCCGCATGCTGAGCTGGGCGCGCAACTCGGCCATCTACCGCCTGGAGCGGCGGATGATGACGGAAAAGCAGCTCTTCGACGCCATCACCCGCAAGGCCAGGGAGAAGTTCGAGGATATCAGCGCGGGCCAGATCAAGGCCGTTGCCGATTTCGCCGTCAAATTTGCCTATGACAACAAGGTGCTCGACGATAGCGCCTTTGCCGAAATCAGCACGCGTTCTGCCGTGCGCGGCGGCAAATCGAAGCGCGCGATCGCCCAGAAGCTGACCGCCAAGGGCGTCTCCGGCGATAAAGTCGAGGTGGCACTCGAGGCGGCGGACGATCTCTATGCCGCGGCCATATTCGCCCGCAAGCGCGCCTTCGGCCCGTTCCGCCGCGTCGAGCTCGACGACAAGCGAAAGGCGAAGGAGCTTTCGGCTTTCGCCCGCAACGGCTTCAGCTTCGAGATTGGCAAGAAGGTCTTCGACATGAGCTTCGAAGAGGCCGAAGAGGTCATCCTCTCCGGCCGCCTCTGA
- a CDS encoding EamA family transporter, whose amino-acid sequence MEDRTNDGAGVLAIEGPATSGGLAAGALMCLMSMSSIQFGAALSSSAIAAYGPAGASWLRLAFAALILAVAVRPRIFSYTREQWTSALVLGTTTALMTMSFFAAIERIPLGLAVAIDFLGPLSVATIGYGLSRRLVWPLIAALGVLALAHDGEGWVGNIQGILFACGAGTGWAIYIVLTKKIGASFKGLEGLSMSLMVAAVVATPFGFAGAVPALDSYGLIEMAGLAVLVPLLPYTLELIALRRMPTTSFGILMSLEPAIAALAGFAILTQPLTLLQMAGTALVVAASAGATFSAKQ is encoded by the coding sequence ATGGAAGACAGAACCAACGACGGCGCCGGCGTGCTGGCAATCGAAGGACCTGCAACATCCGGCGGCCTGGCGGCCGGCGCGCTGATGTGCCTGATGTCCATGTCCTCGATCCAGTTCGGCGCCGCACTTTCCTCCTCCGCCATTGCCGCCTATGGGCCAGCCGGTGCCAGTTGGCTGCGCCTGGCCTTTGCCGCCCTCATTCTGGCCGTCGCCGTCCGCCCGCGCATATTCAGCTATACGAGAGAGCAATGGACGAGTGCTCTGGTTCTCGGCACGACGACAGCGTTGATGACCATGAGTTTCTTCGCGGCGATCGAGCGCATTCCGCTCGGTCTCGCCGTGGCGATCGATTTTCTCGGGCCGCTTTCGGTCGCAACCATCGGCTACGGTCTCAGTCGGCGCCTGGTCTGGCCGCTGATTGCCGCGCTCGGCGTTCTGGCTCTTGCCCATGACGGTGAAGGCTGGGTTGGAAACATCCAGGGCATTCTCTTCGCCTGTGGCGCGGGAACCGGTTGGGCGATCTATATCGTTCTCACCAAGAAGATCGGCGCAAGCTTCAAGGGGCTGGAAGGGCTTTCCATGTCGCTGATGGTTGCCGCTGTCGTCGCGACACCTTTCGGCTTCGCAGGCGCCGTGCCGGCGCTTGACAGCTACGGCCTGATCGAAATGGCGGGCCTTGCCGTTCTCGTGCCGCTGCTGCCCTATACGCTGGAGCTGATTGCCCTGCGGCGCATGCCGACAACCTCCTTCGGCATCCTGATGAGCCTCGAGCCCGCCATTGCGGCTCTTGCGGGCTTCGCCATTCTGACGCAGCCCCTGACCCTTCTGCAGATGGCCGGAACGGCCCTGGTCGTTGCCGCAAGCGCCGGCGCCACCTTTTCCGCAAAGCAGTAG
- a CDS encoding group III truncated hemoglobin — translation MDNEIQGRPAHIAAIRERAEAEMREMGVDEAFVGRLVETFYTRVLAHPDLGPVFDARLSGRWPAHMEKMKSFWSAVAFRSGAYGGKPVQAHTGVQNLTPDLFPKWLSLFAATLDDIAPTPEAKAWFMATAERIAKSLTLSLFYNPALDDPTRKTG, via the coding sequence ATGGACAATGAGATTCAGGGGCGCCCTGCCCATATCGCGGCGATCCGCGAAAGGGCTGAGGCCGAGATGCGAGAAATGGGCGTCGACGAGGCCTTTGTCGGCAGGCTGGTCGAGACCTTTTATACCAGAGTGCTTGCGCATCCCGATCTCGGCCCGGTGTTCGACGCCAGGCTCTCCGGCCGCTGGCCGGCGCATATGGAGAAAATGAAGAGCTTCTGGTCGGCGGTCGCCTTCCGCAGCGGCGCCTATGGCGGCAAGCCGGTGCAGGCGCATACCGGTGTCCAGAACCTGACGCCCGATCTCTTTCCGAAGTGGCTGTCGCTGTTTGCCGCAACGCTCGACGATATCGCGCCAACGCCGGAGGCAAAGGCCTGGTTCATGGCGACAGCCGAGCGGATTGCCAAAAGCCTGACGCTGTCGCTGTTTTACAATCCCGCCCTCGACGACCCGACGAGGAAGACGGGCTGA
- the mbfA gene encoding iron exporter MbfA gives MLARFFRSSKRSFESLSEQEILALAIASEEDDARIYLAYADRLRSEFPASAKVFEDMAEVEDTHRKSLFEIHRQRFGERIPLIRREHVEGFYERKPDWLRANLTLEAMRRETEAMEEQAYRFYVEAAKRTSDASTRELLGDLALAEQGHEDIARMLGDKHTPEDVKHDEDATVHRQFVLTYVQPGLAGLMDGSVSTLAPIFAAAFATQDTWQTFLVGLSASVGAGISMGFTEAAHDDGKISGRGSPVKRGLACGIMTALGGLGHALPYLIPHFWTATITAAIIVFFELWAIAFIQNRYMETPFLRAAFQVVLGGGLVLGAGILIGNG, from the coding sequence ATGCTGGCGCGGTTTTTCAGATCCTCGAAACGATCGTTCGAATCGCTGTCCGAGCAGGAGATTCTCGCCCTCGCGATCGCCTCCGAGGAAGACGATGCCCGCATCTATCTCGCCTATGCCGACAGATTGCGAAGTGAATTTCCGGCCTCGGCCAAAGTCTTCGAAGATATGGCCGAGGTCGAGGACACGCATCGCAAGTCGCTGTTCGAAATCCATCGCCAGCGTTTCGGCGAGCGCATTCCGCTGATCCGGCGCGAGCATGTCGAGGGCTTCTACGAGCGCAAGCCCGACTGGCTCAGGGCAAATCTTACCCTGGAGGCGATGCGCCGGGAAACCGAGGCGATGGAGGAGCAGGCCTATCGTTTCTATGTCGAGGCGGCAAAACGCACCTCGGATGCCTCGACGCGCGAGCTTCTCGGCGATCTCGCTCTTGCCGAACAGGGGCACGAGGATATCGCCCGCATGCTCGGCGACAAACATACACCTGAAGATGTCAAGCATGACGAGGACGCGACGGTGCATCGGCAATTTGTGCTGACCTATGTGCAGCCGGGCCTTGCCGGGCTTATGGACGGCTCGGTCTCGACGCTGGCGCCGATTTTCGCCGCCGCCTTTGCCACGCAGGATACGTGGCAGACCTTCCTTGTCGGCCTGTCCGCCTCCGTCGGCGCCGGCATCTCGATGGGCTTCACCGAAGCCGCCCATGACGACGGCAAGATTTCCGGCAGGGGCTCGCCGGTCAAACGCGGCCTTGCCTGCGGCATCATGACGGCGCTCGGCGGCCTCGGCCACGCACTGCCCTATCTGATCCCGCATTTCTGGACGGCGACGATCACTGCCGCGATCATCGTCTTCTTCGAACTCTGGGCAATCGCCTTCATCCAGAACCGCTACATGGAAACCCCCTTCCTGCGCGCCGCCTTTCAAGTCGTGCTTGGCGGCGGCCTGGTGCTCGGCGCGGGTATCTTGATTGGGAATGGGTGA
- a CDS encoding transglutaminase-like cysteine peptidase: protein MRMKGIFVAMMAMFAMATAAIPAPSRNASMVTGNATSQPIGHYDFCQIHRSECGANRNSGPVEMTPAKWSLVRSVNATVNRTITPMTDKEIYGKDEVWAYPTTAGDCEDFALLKRRMLIQRGFSAADLLMTVVRKPDGEGHAVLTLRSAEGDFVLDNLAAEVKPWFATPYSFVKRQSSYNAGRWVTIENGRDVLVGALR, encoded by the coding sequence GTGCGGATGAAGGGTATTTTTGTGGCCATGATGGCCATGTTTGCGATGGCGACGGCCGCCATACCGGCCCCCAGCAGAAATGCTTCCATGGTAACGGGCAATGCCACATCCCAGCCGATCGGCCACTATGATTTCTGTCAGATCCACCGCAGCGAATGCGGTGCAAACCGCAATTCCGGCCCGGTCGAGATGACGCCGGCAAAGTGGTCGCTGGTGCGTTCGGTCAACGCCACCGTCAACCGCACGATCACCCCGATGACCGACAAGGAAATTTACGGCAAGGATGAGGTCTGGGCCTATCCGACCACCGCCGGCGACTGCGAGGATTTCGCGCTCTTGAAGCGCCGTATGCTGATCCAGCGCGGCTTTTCGGCTGCCGATCTGCTGATGACCGTCGTGCGCAAGCCGGATGGTGAAGGCCATGCGGTACTGACGCTGCGCAGCGCCGAGGGCGACTTCGTGCTCGACAACCTCGCCGCCGAGGTCAAGCCGTGGTTTGCGACGCCTTATTCCTTCGTCAAGCGCCAGTCGAGCTACAATGCCGGCCGCTGGGTCACCATCGAGAACGGCCGCGACGTTCTGGTCGGCGCACTGCGGTAA
- a CDS encoding alpha/beta hydrolase, with translation MSDQMPNAQPQFLTVGEGEAARDIAIIVRPAQAGSDAPALVWLSGYRSDMSGTKAVELDGLAVELGLACIRLDYSGHGLSGGSFRDGTISRWLEESLAVIRHVAPERVILVGSSMGGWIALRLAQELARQDGPKLEGMVLIAPAPDFTSELIEPNLKARERKSLAERGYFEERSQYSPEPNIYTRALIEDGRDNRVLDGIIETGCPVHILQGMKDADVPHAHAMKLMEHLPADDVVLTFIRDGDHRLSRPSDIALLLGAVKGVIRSSTSRQMPV, from the coding sequence ATGTCCGATCAAATGCCGAATGCCCAGCCGCAGTTCCTGACGGTCGGCGAAGGTGAGGCTGCGCGTGATATCGCTATCATCGTCCGCCCGGCGCAAGCCGGCAGCGACGCGCCAGCACTCGTCTGGTTATCCGGCTATCGCTCCGATATGAGCGGCACCAAGGCGGTGGAACTCGATGGCCTGGCGGTGGAGCTTGGGCTCGCCTGCATCCGCCTCGACTATTCAGGCCACGGGCTCTCCGGGGGCAGCTTCCGCGACGGCACGATCTCGCGCTGGCTGGAGGAGTCGCTGGCCGTCATCCGCCATGTCGCCCCAGAACGGGTGATCCTGGTCGGCTCCTCGATGGGCGGCTGGATCGCGCTCAGGCTGGCGCAGGAGCTTGCGCGGCAGGACGGCCCAAAACTTGAAGGAATGGTTCTGATTGCACCGGCACCCGATTTCACCTCGGAGCTGATCGAACCGAACCTCAAGGCCAGGGAGCGCAAGTCGCTTGCCGAGCGCGGCTATTTCGAGGAACGGTCGCAATATAGTCCCGAGCCGAACATTTACACCAGGGCGCTGATCGAGGACGGCCGCGACAACCGGGTGCTCGACGGCATCATCGAAACGGGCTGCCCAGTGCATATCCTTCAGGGCATGAAAGACGCGGACGTGCCGCATGCGCATGCGATGAAACTTATGGAGCATCTTCCTGCCGACGACGTGGTGCTGACCTTCATCCGCGACGGCGACCACCGCCTGTCCCGGCCGAGCGATATCGCGCTTCTCCTCGGCGCCGTCAAAGGTGTCATCCGTTCATCGACAAGCAGGCAGATGCCCGTTTGA
- the infC gene encoding translation initiation factor IF-3 produces MRRPFKTDAPVKDGPRSNREIRIPKVQLIGADGENMGVVPTDQALRMAEEAGLDLVEISPNVEPPVCKILDLGKLKYANQKKAAEARKKQKIVEVKEIKMRPNIDTHDYEVKMKAMGRFFDEGDKVKVTLKFRGREMAHQELGMKLLQQVKADTTEFAKVEAEPKLEGRQMMMVLAPK; encoded by the coding sequence ATTCGCAGACCTTTTAAAACCGACGCGCCCGTGAAGGACGGACCGCGCTCGAACCGAGAAATCCGCATTCCCAAAGTTCAGCTGATCGGAGCTGACGGCGAGAATATGGGCGTCGTGCCTACCGACCAGGCCTTGAGAATGGCTGAGGAAGCCGGCCTCGATCTCGTCGAAATTTCCCCGAATGTCGAACCGCCTGTGTGCAAGATCCTCGATCTGGGCAAGCTGAAATATGCCAACCAGAAGAAGGCTGCCGAGGCGCGCAAGAAGCAGAAGATCGTCGAAGTCAAAGAAATCAAGATGCGCCCCAATATCGACACCCATGATTATGAGGTGAAGATGAAGGCTATGGGACGCTTCTTCGACGAAGGCGACAAGGTCAAGGTGACGCTGAAGTTCCGCGGCCGTGAAATGGCCCACCAGGAACTCGGCATGAAGCTGCTGCAGCAGGTCAAGGCCGATACGACCGAGTTCGCCAAGGTCGAAGCCGAGCCCAAGCTCGAAGGCCGCCAGATGATGATGGTGCTGGCGCCGAAGTAA
- the rpmI gene encoding 50S ribosomal protein L35: MPKMKTKSSAKKRFKITATGKVKAAAAGKRHGMIKRTNKFIRDARGTMVLAEPDGRKVIKNYLPNGL, from the coding sequence ATGCCCAAGATGAAGACGAAGTCCTCTGCCAAGAAGCGGTTCAAGATCACCGCGACCGGCAAGGTCAAGGCTGCCGCTGCCGGCAAACGCCATGGCATGATCAAGCGTACCAACAAGTTCATTCGCGATGCACGTGGCACCATGGTTCTCGCAGAACCGGATGGCCGCAAGGTTATCAAGAATTACCTGCCGAACGGTCTCTGA
- the rplT gene encoding 50S ribosomal protein L20 produces the protein MARVKRGVTSHAKHKKVLKAAKGFYGRRKNTIRTAKAAVDRSKQYAYRDRKVNKRNFRALWIQRINAAVREFGLTYGRFIDGLNKAGIEVDRKVLSDMAIHEPEAFGALVNAAKKALEYLKEAGTANEFEGAVK, from the coding sequence ATGGCACGTGTAAAAAGAGGCGTCACCTCGCACGCCAAGCATAAGAAGGTTCTGAAGGCCGCAAAGGGCTTTTACGGCCGCCGCAAGAACACCATCCGGACTGCCAAGGCTGCTGTCGATCGTTCGAAGCAGTACGCTTACCGCGACCGCAAGGTCAACAAGCGCAACTTCCGTGCGCTCTGGATCCAGCGCATCAACGCCGCGGTCCGCGAATTCGGCCTGACCTACGGCCGCTTCATCGATGGCCTGAACAAGGCCGGCATCGAAGTCGACCGCAAGGTTCTCTCCGACATGGCGATCCACGAGCCGGAAGCATTCGGCGCGCTCGTCAATGCTGCCAAGAAGGCTCTTGAGTACCTCAAGGAAGCCGGTACGGCCAACGAGTTTGAAGGCGCGGTCAAGTAA
- the pheS gene encoding phenylalanine--tRNA ligase subunit alpha produces MSDIDQLKSSLLAETAAAGDEAALEAVRVSALGKKGSVSELLKTLGAMTPEERQTRGAAINALKNAVTDAIAERKSVLKMAAVNARLKAETVDVSLPVRSSPAERGRIHPISQIVDEITAIFADMGFSIAEGPDIETDYYNFTALNFPEGHPAREMHDTFFFHPDENGERKVLRTHTSPVQVRTMEAQKPPIRIIIPGKTYRQDSDATHSPMFHQVEGLVIDKKANVANIRWVLEEFCKTFFEVDSVTMRFRPSFFPFTEPSFEVDIQCDRSGPIVKFGEGTDWMEILGCGMVHPNVLRYGGLDPDEYQGFAWGMGLDRIAMLKYGMPDLRDFFNADVRWMTHYGFRPLDMPTLFGGLSA; encoded by the coding sequence ATGTCAGATATCGACCAGCTTAAATCCTCTTTGCTTGCCGAAACTGCTGCCGCTGGTGACGAGGCGGCGCTCGAAGCCGTGCGCGTTTCCGCGCTCGGCAAGAAGGGCTCCGTTTCCGAACTGTTGAAGACGCTCGGCGCCATGACGCCGGAAGAGCGCCAGACCCGGGGTGCTGCGATCAACGCCCTGAAGAATGCGGTGACGGACGCCATTGCCGAACGCAAGTCGGTGCTGAAAATGGCGGCGGTCAATGCGCGGCTGAAGGCTGAGACGGTCGATGTCAGCCTGCCGGTGCGCTCTTCGCCGGCCGAGCGCGGCCGCATCCATCCGATCAGCCAGATCGTCGATGAGATTACGGCGATCTTCGCCGATATGGGCTTCTCGATCGCCGAAGGTCCGGACATCGAGACGGATTATTACAATTTCACCGCGCTGAATTTCCCCGAAGGCCACCCGGCCCGCGAGATGCACGACACCTTCTTCTTCCATCCGGACGAGAATGGTGAGCGCAAGGTGCTGCGCACCCATACCTCGCCGGTGCAGGTGCGCACCATGGAAGCGCAGAAGCCGCCGATTCGCATCATCATTCCCGGCAAGACCTATCGCCAGGACAGCGACGCCACGCATTCGCCGATGTTCCATCAGGTCGAGGGCCTGGTCATCGACAAGAAGGCCAATGTCGCCAACATCCGCTGGGTGCTCGAGGAATTCTGCAAGACCTTCTTCGAGGTCGACAGCGTGACCATGCGTTTCCGCCCGTCCTTCTTCCCCTTTACCGAGCCCTCTTTCGAGGTCGATATCCAGTGCGACCGCTCCGGTCCGATCGTCAAGTTCGGCGAAGGCACCGACTGGATGGAGATCCTCGGCTGCGGCATGGTCCATCCGAACGTGCTGCGCTACGGCGGGCTCGATCCGGACGAATATCAGGGTTTTGCCTGGGGCATGGGCCTCGACCGCATCGCCATGCTGAAATACGGCATGCCCGACCTGCGCGACTTCTTCAACGCCGACGTCCGCTGGATGACGCATTACGGCTTCCGCCCGCTCGACATGCCGACGCTGTTCGGCGGCCTCAGCGCTTGA
- the pheT gene encoding phenylalanine--tRNA ligase subunit beta codes for MKFTLSWLKEHLDTDAGLDEICTRLTQIGLEVEDVDDKAAFKPFVIARIVSAEKHPQADRLKVLMVDTGAGAPVQVVCGAPNARAGLVGAFAAPGTYVPGIDVTLAVGNIRGVESHGMMCSEKELQISDSHDGIIDLPDDAPVGKSYAAYAHLDDPVIEINLTPNRPDCTSIHGIARDLAASGLGTLKHRPAPSFPVEGGTPVKLTLDLDDATLCPGFSLRLVRGVKNGPSPRWMQQRLTAIGLRPINALVDITNYMTFDQGRPMHVFDAAKVKGNLTVRRAVEGESVLALDQREYKLGPNNVVISDEDGIESIGGIMGGEHSGCDENTVDVLIESALWDPMNIAKSGRGLGIITDARYRFERGVDPEYMVPGLERTTELVLELCGGTAARAEVVGYKGYEPRIVDFPYSEVKRLTGLDVSDAESNNILTRLGFTVSGSGERVSVAVPSWRPDVDGKADLVEEVMRIHGVDNIKPAPLESHAVVNGKILTTLQIRTRLAKRALASRGMLEAVTWSFIPEDQAKLFGGGSPALKLANPIAAEMSDMRPSLLPGLLTAAQRNADKGYADVALFEVSGTYENDRPDGQRRVAGGIRRGTASLAGGGRAWSNAAKGGGKPVDVFDAKADALAVIEACGLPMGNIQIEQGGPEWYHPGRSGTIKMGPKVVLGYFGEFHPLTLEALDVSGALCGFEVYLDAMAEPKKKATRTKPALDLSPFQAVKRDFAFVVDRTVEAGAIIKAATGADRKLVTGVNVFDIFEGASVGEGKKSVAIEVQIQPAERTLTDEDFEALTQKIVASVTKFTGGVLRS; via the coding sequence ATGAAATTCACGCTCTCCTGGCTGAAAGAGCATCTGGATACGGATGCCGGCCTCGATGAAATCTGCACGCGCCTCACCCAGATCGGCCTGGAGGTCGAGGATGTCGACGACAAGGCGGCGTTCAAGCCCTTCGTCATCGCCAGAATTGTCTCGGCGGAAAAACATCCGCAGGCCGATCGCCTGAAGGTGCTGATGGTCGACACCGGCGCCGGCGCGCCGGTCCAGGTCGTCTGCGGCGCGCCGAACGCGCGCGCCGGCCTTGTCGGCGCCTTCGCGGCACCCGGAACCTATGTCCCCGGCATCGATGTGACGCTTGCCGTCGGCAATATTCGCGGCGTCGAAAGCCACGGCATGATGTGCTCCGAAAAGGAGTTGCAAATCTCCGACAGCCACGACGGCATCATCGATCTGCCCGACGATGCGCCGGTCGGAAAGAGTTATGCGGCCTATGCGCATCTCGACGACCCGGTCATCGAGATCAACCTGACGCCGAACCGTCCTGACTGCACCTCGATCCACGGCATCGCCCGCGATCTCGCAGCCTCCGGACTCGGTACGTTGAAGCACCGGCCTGCGCCGTCCTTCCCCGTCGAAGGCGGGACGCCGGTGAAGCTGACGCTCGATCTCGACGATGCCACGCTCTGCCCCGGTTTTTCGCTGCGTCTGGTGCGCGGCGTCAAAAACGGCCCGAGCCCGCGCTGGATGCAGCAGCGGCTGACCGCCATTGGCCTGCGCCCGATCAATGCGCTGGTCGATATCACCAATTACATGACCTTCGATCAGGGCCGGCCGATGCATGTCTTCGACGCCGCCAAGGTCAAGGGCAACCTCACCGTCCGCCGCGCCGTCGAGGGCGAGAGCGTGCTGGCGCTCGACCAGCGCGAATACAAGCTCGGTCCGAACAACGTCGTCATCTCAGATGAAGACGGCATCGAATCGATCGGCGGCATCATGGGCGGCGAACACTCCGGCTGCGACGAAAACACCGTCGACGTGCTGATCGAGTCGGCCCTCTGGGACCCGATGAACATCGCCAAATCCGGCCGCGGCCTTGGCATTATCACCGATGCCCGCTACCGCTTCGAGCGCGGCGTCGATCCGGAGTATATGGTGCCCGGTCTCGAGCGCACGACGGAACTGGTGCTGGAACTCTGCGGCGGCACCGCCGCCAGGGCCGAGGTCGTTGGCTACAAGGGTTACGAACCAAGGATTGTCGATTTCCCCTATTCCGAGGTCAAGCGCCTGACGGGGCTCGACGTCTCGGATGCGGAAAGCAACAACATTCTGACCCGCCTCGGCTTCACCGTCTCCGGTTCCGGCGAGCGTGTCTCCGTCGCCGTTCCCTCCTGGCGTCCCGATGTCGACGGCAAGGCCGATCTCGTCGAGGAGGTCATGCGCATCCACGGCGTCGACAATATCAAGCCGGCGCCGCTCGAAAGCCATGCTGTCGTCAACGGCAAGATCCTGACGACGCTGCAGATCCGCACCCGCCTGGCCAAGCGGGCGCTTGCGTCGCGCGGCATGCTCGAAGCCGTCACCTGGTCCTTCATTCCGGAAGATCAGGCCAAGCTGTTCGGCGGCGGGTCGCCGGCCCTCAAGCTTGCCAATCCGATTGCCGCCGAAATGTCGGATATGCGCCCGTCGCTGCTGCCGGGCTTGTTGACCGCGGCCCAGCGCAATGCCGACAAGGGGTATGCCGACGTCGCCCTCTTCGAAGTCTCCGGCACTTATGAGAACGACCGGCCGGACGGTCAGCGCCGCGTTGCCGGCGGCATCCGCCGCGGCACGGCCTCGCTTGCCGGCGGCGGTCGCGCCTGGTCGAACGCCGCCAAGGGCGGCGGCAAGCCGGTCGACGTCTTCGACGCCAAGGCCGATGCGCTCGCCGTCATCGAAGCCTGCGGCCTGCCGATGGGCAATATCCAGATCGAGCAGGGTGGGCCGGAATGGTATCATCCCGGCCGCTCCGGCACGATCAAGATGGGGCCGAAGGTCGTGCTCGGCTATTTCGGTGAATTCCATCCGCTGACGCTTGAGGCGCTCGATGTCTCCGGCGCGCTCTGCGGTTTCGAGGTCTATCTCGATGCCATGGCCGAGCCGAAAAAGAAGGCGACCCGCACCAAGCCGGCGCTCGATCTTTCGCCCTTCCAGGCGGTCAAGCGCGATTTCGCCTTCGTCGTCGACAGGACGGTGGAGGCGGGCGCCATCATCAAGGCTGCGACCGGGGCAGACCGCAAGCTGGTCACCGGTGTCAATGTCTTCGACATCTTCGAAGGCGCTTCCGTCGGCGAGGGCAAAAAGTCGGTGGCGATCGAGGTTCAGATCCAGCCGGCCGAGCGCACGTTGACGGATGAGGATTTCGAGGCGCTGACGCAGAAGATCGTCGCCAGCGTGACAAAATTCACCGGCGGCGTTCTCCGAAGCTGA
- a CDS encoding nuclear transport factor 2 family protein — protein sequence MSDRQAVEQTVHLYVEGMAFGNEAALKKAFHPKSSIIGYYQNAVEWLTRDEFIAAILAEEPAPPGTQPFMDIQNVDVEGDAASVKVTDDFAGMRFTDYLSLLKIDGRWTIVSKLYHLHT from the coding sequence ATGTCGGACAGGCAGGCAGTCGAACAGACGGTTCATCTCTATGTCGAAGGCATGGCCTTCGGCAATGAGGCGGCCTTGAAAAAGGCGTTTCACCCGAAAAGCTCGATCATCGGCTATTACCAGAATGCCGTCGAATGGCTGACGCGGGACGAATTCATCGCCGCCATCCTGGCGGAGGAGCCGGCGCCACCCGGCACGCAGCCCTTCATGGATATCCAGAACGTCGATGTCGAGGGCGACGCGGCGAGCGTCAAGGTCACCGACGATTTCGCCGGGATGCGCTTTACCGACTATCTCTCGCTGCTGAAGATCGACGGCCGCTGGACGATCGTCAGCAAACTCTATCATCTCCACACGTGA
- a CDS encoding aldo/keto reductase, with translation MKTRKLGNDLTISAVGLGCMGMSFAYGASDEAESVRTLNRAVDLGVTFFDTAEVYGPFTNEILLGKALKPFRDRVVIATKFGFKIDTSKAGAAAIAGVDSRPEHIRDVAEASLKRLGIETIDLFYQHRVDPNVPIEETVGVMAELVREGKVRALGLSEAGSATIRRAHAVHPIAALQSEYSLWTRDPEADVLATCRELGIGFVPYSPLGRGFLTGAIRKVEDLAEDDFRRQVPRFQAENFDANAALVATLERLAAEKGVTAAQLALAWVLSQGNDIVPIPGARKLHHLEQNAAAADIGLSAAELAELSAAIPVSEVAGKRYSDASLAMTNL, from the coding sequence ATGAAAACCCGGAAACTCGGAAACGATCTCACGATCTCAGCCGTCGGCCTCGGCTGCATGGGCATGAGCTTTGCCTATGGCGCCAGCGACGAAGCGGAATCGGTGAGGACGCTCAATCGCGCCGTCGATCTCGGCGTCACCTTTTTCGACACCGCCGAAGTCTATGGCCCCTTTACCAACGAAATCCTTCTCGGCAAGGCGTTGAAACCATTCCGCGACCGGGTGGTGATCGCCACCAAGTTCGGCTTCAAGATCGATACCAGCAAGGCCGGTGCGGCCGCGATCGCCGGCGTCGACAGCCGCCCCGAGCATATTCGGGACGTCGCCGAAGCCTCGCTGAAACGGCTTGGGATCGAGACCATCGATCTGTTTTACCAGCACCGCGTCGACCCCAACGTGCCGATCGAGGAGACGGTCGGCGTCATGGCCGAGCTGGTGAGGGAAGGCAAGGTTCGCGCCCTCGGCCTCTCGGAAGCCGGCAGCGCCACCATCCGCCGCGCCCATGCGGTGCATCCGATCGCCGCACTGCAGAGCGAATATTCGCTGTGGACACGCGATCCCGAGGCGGATGTGCTTGCCACCTGCCGCGAACTCGGCATCGGCTTCGTGCCCTACAGCCCGCTCGGCCGCGGCTTCCTCACCGGCGCGATCCGCAAGGTCGAAGATCTCGCCGAGGACGATTTCCGCCGGCAGGTGCCGCGTTTCCAGGCGGAGAATTTCGACGCCAACGCCGCTCTCGTCGCGACGCTGGAGAGGCTTGCCGCCGAGAAGGGCGTGACGGCGGCGCAGTTGGCGCTGGCCTGGGTACTGAGCCAGGGCAACGACATCGTGCCGATTCCCGGCGCCCGCAAGCTTCATCATCTCGAACAGAATGCCGCCGCCGCCGATATCGGGCTCAGCGCGGCGGAGCTTGCAGAACTCAGCGCGGCGATCCCCGTCTCAGAGGTGGCGGGAAAACGCTATTCCGATGCCTCGCTTGCGATGACGAACCTGTGA